ATTCCTTTAATGAAGGGTGATAAAGAAAATGATTAAATTGTTTATTGCGGACGATGAGCAAATAGTTATAGATTCAATTAAATTTATCATAGAAAAGAATGATGTAAAAGCTGATATAATTGGTTTTGCTAAATCTGGAAGAGAAGCCATTGAAAAAGTGGAAATTTTAAAACCTGATGTAGTTTTTATGGATATAAAGATGCCAGGAATAGATGGAATTGAAGCCATAAAGCAAATTAAAGAAAGGCATAAGGACATAATTTTTGTTATTATTACCGCTTACGAGTATTTTAATTATGCAAAAGAGGCAATAGACCTTGGAGTGTTAGATTATCTTTTAAAGCCTCTTAATAGAAATAAAGTCGTAGAAACTATAAAGAAAGCTATTGAGGTGATTGAAAAAAGAAGAGAGGCAATGTTAAAAGAGTTAGAGTTAAAGGAGAAACTCAATAAGATTATTCCTTATTTGGAAGGGCAATTTTTGTATACTACTCTTTTTAGTGGTATAACCTATGATGACTTGTCCTTTTATGAAGATGTATTTGGAATAGAATTAAAACGGGGTTATGCCATGATAGTGACAGTGGAGGATTTTGGTAAAAACATCAAAGATCAAAATCTAAAATTGAGCATAGAAAAACAAAATTTTTATGATTATTTTAAAACAATTGTAAAAAATATTAAAAAATGTTTGATAGGGCCATACTTTATTGACAAGTTATTTGTGTACTTTCCTGTGGAGGAGGGAGATTCATTTGAGATTAAAAATAATTCTATAGAAACAGCGCAGAAAATAATAGAAGCTATAAACCAAAAAGTGAAAATTCCTTACAGGATTGGAATGGGTAGAGTTTACAGTTTCGAGAATATTTTGAAGTCTTATTATGAAGCAGAAATGGCATTAAAAATGGCAAAAAATGAACTGATTGTACATTTTGATGATATTGCAATGCCACAAAATAGATTTAAGCCTTATCCTATTAATAAAGAAAGACTTTTTATTGATAGACTTATGACTGGGGACCTTCAAGGATCTTTCAGTATATTTAATGAAATTTACGAATGGATGGTTTTAGAATACCAAGAGGATGTAGATAAAATAAAGTCCAAACTTATAGAAATAATCGGTGTTATTAAAAGGAATCTTTCCTATTATGCTGAGGAGGAAAACTTTATTGAAAACCGAGAGCTGGAAGAAATTTTAAAAATAAACGATGTTGACAAAATAAAGTTTATATTTATCAATACTCTGAAAAATCTATTCGACAGCATAAAAACTATCAACAAAGAAAAAACGGATACCTTTATGGCCAAAATAATTAGATTTATAGAGGACAATTTCAATAAAGACATTACACTGGATGACGTTGCAAAAGAAGTCAATATGAGTTACCACTATTTTAGTAAATTTTTCAAAGATCAAACTGGAAAAAATTTTATCGATTACTTGACAAATTTGAGAGTAACTAAAGCCAAAGAACTATTAGAGGATGAAACTGTAAGCATAAAAGAAGTGTGCTACAAGGTTGGCTACAGCGACCCAAATTATTTTAGCAAGATATTTAAAAAAGCTACAGGGATGACGCCTACAGAGTACAGATTGGCTATTTACAAAAAAGGGGGTGTAGTTGGTGGAGAGTAAAAATGTAATCAAAGTGATAGTAGCAATTGTCCTGATGATTATTTTTGGTGTTTTAGTTTTTTTGACTGTTAAGCATGTAGTAGCGTATAGAGAGGTAAAGAATGTAAACTCTAACTTAGATAAAAAAGGGCATAAAATTAAAATTGGTTTTTCTCTTGGTACCTTAAAAGAAGAAAGATGGATTAAAGATAGAGATATAGTAATGGCAAAATTACGGGAATTGGGGGCAGAGGTTTTAGTGCAAAATGCTAATAATGATGACCAAGACCAATTAAAACAGGTGAGATACCTTTTGGACCAAAAAATTGACGTACTTATCATTGTTCCAAATGACCTTGAAAAAGCCTCTTATGCGGTATCATTGGCACAAAAAGAAGGAGTAAAAGTGATATCCTATGACAGGCTTGTTACAAAATCAAATGTAGACCTTTATATATCCTTTGACAACGTAAAAGTTGGAAAATTGATGGCGGAATATTTAGTGAAAAGAGTGCCAAGAGGAAATTATCTCATAATAAACGGTGCTACGACGGATAACAACACAAAAATGATAAAGGAAGGATATGACAGTGTTCTAAAGCCCAGAATTGAAAGTGGAGACATAAAAATTGTAAAAGAAGACTGGGCACCTAATTGGATGACAGAATATGCTTTTAATTCTACTGATGAACTGCTGCAAAAGGGCGTGAAAATTGATGCCGTAATAGCAGGGGATGATGCTTTAGCGGGAGGAATTATAGAGGCTTTATCAGAGCACAGAATGGCGGGAAAAGTATTGGTTGCAGCTCAGGATGCTGACCTTGCTGCATGTCAAAGGATAGTGGAAGGAACTCAGGCTATGACAGTGTACAAACCAATTGACAAATTGGCAGAAGCCACCGCAAAAATGGCTATGAAACTTGCGAGAGGAGAAAAATTAAACGTTAAAAATACCATATATGACGGGAAATATTACGTTCCTTATTATGTTCTTGAACCAATTGCTGTTGATAAAACTAATATAGATGATACTGTAATAAAAGACGGTTTTCACAATCGCGATGAGGTATACAGAAATGTTGCTAAATGATTATTCAGGCTTTAAGCCTGTATTTTTTTGTCTTAAAAAATTACAGATAAGTAAGTTAAAAAATTTAAGTTGCCAAAAAAGTAAAGGATAACAAAAAAAGTTCCAGAGGCAATTTGAGGGGGGAGGTAGAATTAATTATTAAAATAAAATTTTAGAAAGGAGAGGTAATGTACAATGAGTAACAAGCGCAGACTTATAGTAGTAGTAATAGCATTCCTATTGTTAGTATCTGCTTTTCTTGGTGGTTGTTCTTCTTCCTCAAAACAAACTTCTAATTCCTCAGAGCAAACTTCTGAGAAAAAACAATTGGCCGTTGGTATTGTATTACCGACAAAAGATGAACCCAGATGGATTCAAGATGAGACACGCTTTCAGGATGCATTAAAGAATACCCCTTATTCTGCTGAAATTCTTTTCAGCCAAGGTGACCCTGCTAAAGAAAAAGCTAATGTAGAAACTTTGCTAAGTAAAGGTATAAAAGTACTTATTTTGTGCCCTCACGATGCAAATGCGGCAGCAGCTTCTGCAGAGGCAGCTAAAAAAGCAGGTGTAAAGGTTATATCTTATGACAGGTTAATACTTAACACAGATGCAGTAGATTATTATGTCACTTTTGATAGTGTACAGGTAGGTAAAGAACAAGGTCAATATTTAGTTGATCATGCAACAGGTAAAGGCAATCCTCTATATCTCTATGCTGGTGCTTTGTCTGATAACAACTCTTTCTTATTCTTCCAAGGAGCATGGGAAGTTTTACAGCCAAAGATCGCTGATGGTACTTTTGTAATTGCAAATTCTGACAAAGCAGTTGCATTAAAAGATAAAAAAGACTTAACTCGTGATGAAATGGCAAGTATTATAGGACAAATTACTACAAATTGGGATTTTAATACTGCTAAAAACCTTGCTCAGGCAAACCTTGCTAAGGCAACAAAAGATTTAAAGGGTAATGTATTTATACTTGCTCCTAATGACGGTACCGCAAGGTCAATAGCAGATACTTTTAAAGCAGATCCGGACATTAAAAGTTATGTAATTACTGGACAAGATGCTGAAAAACCATCTATTCAATACATTATTGATGGCAAACAATCCATGACTGTCTTTAAAGATGTTAGGGTTCTTGTTAAGGATGCGATAAATGCTGCTTTGACATATTTGGACGGAAAAACGCCAGAAGCTACGAAAACTTATAATAATGGTGTAAAAGATGTTCCTTCTAAACCATCTCCTGTACAAGTAGTGGATAAGAATAATGTAAAACAAGTTCTAATAGATTCTGGATATTACCAAGAAAGCGATTTTACTTGGCCTAAATAATGTTGGAGGTGTAAAGAATGGGTACCCCGCTTATAGAGCTTGTAAACGTAAGTAAAAGTTTTTCAGGTGTACAAGTATTATTTGGTGTAAATTTTAAAGTTCAACCAAGGGAGATACATTGTTTAGTTGGAGAAAATGGAGCCGGCAAAAGTACTTTAATGAAAATCTTAAGCGGGGTATACCCTTATGGTGAATACGAAGGAGAGATAAGACTTGAGGGATACCCTGTAAGATTTTTTAGCATAAAAGACAGTGAAAAAGCCGGAATTTCCATTATCCATCAAGAACTTTCTTTAGTTCCAGAGATGACAGTATATGAGAATATCTTTTTGGGAAATGAAATTAAAAAGGGAAGTATAGTAGATACTTTTGAGGAAATAGAAAGAGCACGACAACTTTTATTAAAAGTCAAAGGTGAAAATATTAATCCTACTGTAAAGGCTAAGGACCTTAGTGTAAGTATGCAGCAGCTTGTTGAAATAGCAAAAGCACTTTCAAAAAATCCCAAAGTGTTAATTCTGGATGAGCCAACTTCTGCTTTAAGCGAAACTGAAAGTGAAAATCTCCTTATTCTTTTAAAAGGACTTAAAGAACAAGGAGTTACAATTATTCTTATAAGTCATAGATTAAAAGAAGTTTTGAAAGTGGCGGATTCTATAACTGTTTTACGAGATGGGCAAACAGTAGCCTATTTTAATTGCAAAACTGAAGAAGTAGATGAAAAAAAGATAATAAAACATATGGTTGGAAGAGAGATTACAAATCTTTATCCAATGCCTATAGCCGAACCTCTAGATGAACCTATAATGGAAACTAAAAATTGGAATGTAGTTGAACCCAATACAGGCCGCTATTTAGTAAAAGATGCAAACATTGTATTAAAAAAAGGAGAAATAGTAGGGTTATTTGGATTAGTTGGTGCTGGACGTACAGAATTTGGACTTAGCCTCTTTGGGAATCCATATGGCTACATTATTTCTGGAGATATAATATTAAATGGCAGAAAAGTAAAGTTTAAGACTCCGGAAGATGCAATTAAGCAGGGAGTGCTTTATTTAACGGAGGATCGAAAAGAAAAAGGGCTGATTTTGATAAACAGCATAAAGGAAAATATAAGTTTGGCGAATTTAAAAGCTTTGAAGAAAGGAATTACAGTTGATGAAGCCAAAGAGAT
The sequence above is a segment of the Thermoanaerobacter ethanolicus JW 200 genome. Coding sequences within it:
- a CDS encoding sugar ABC transporter ATP-binding protein; protein product: MGTPLIELVNVSKSFSGVQVLFGVNFKVQPREIHCLVGENGAGKSTLMKILSGVYPYGEYEGEIRLEGYPVRFFSIKDSEKAGISIIHQELSLVPEMTVYENIFLGNEIKKGSIVDTFEEIERARQLLLKVKGENINPTVKAKDLSVSMQQLVEIAKALSKNPKVLILDEPTSALSETESENLLILLKGLKEQGVTIILISHRLKEVLKVADSITVLRDGQTVAYFNCKTEEVDEKKIIKHMVGREITNLYPMPIAEPLDEPIMETKNWNVVEPNTGRYLVKDANIVLKKGEIVGLFGLVGAGRTEFGLSLFGNPYGYIISGDIILNGRKVKFKTPEDAIKQGVLYLTEDRKEKGLILINSIKENISLANLKALKKGITVDEAKEIEIAQGFQKRLNIKARNVEVNVSTLSGGTQQKVLVAKGLFAEPDVIILDEPTRGIDVGAKYEIYTLIRELASEGKAILLISSELPEILGMSDRIYIMSKGKITGELKSEEANQEIVMAYAVS
- a CDS encoding response regulator transcription factor — its product is MIKLFIADDEQIVIDSIKFIIEKNDVKADIIGFAKSGREAIEKVEILKPDVVFMDIKMPGIDGIEAIKQIKERHKDIIFVIITAYEYFNYAKEAIDLGVLDYLLKPLNRNKVVETIKKAIEVIEKRREAMLKELELKEKLNKIIPYLEGQFLYTTLFSGITYDDLSFYEDVFGIELKRGYAMIVTVEDFGKNIKDQNLKLSIEKQNFYDYFKTIVKNIKKCLIGPYFIDKLFVYFPVEEGDSFEIKNNSIETAQKIIEAINQKVKIPYRIGMGRVYSFENILKSYYEAEMALKMAKNELIVHFDDIAMPQNRFKPYPINKERLFIDRLMTGDLQGSFSIFNEIYEWMVLEYQEDVDKIKSKLIEIIGVIKRNLSYYAEEENFIENRELEEILKINDVDKIKFIFINTLKNLFDSIKTINKEKTDTFMAKIIRFIEDNFNKDITLDDVAKEVNMSYHYFSKFFKDQTGKNFIDYLTNLRVTKAKELLEDETVSIKEVCYKVGYSDPNYFSKIFKKATGMTPTEYRLAIYKKGGVVGGE
- a CDS encoding sugar ABC transporter substrate-binding protein yields the protein MSNKRRLIVVVIAFLLLVSAFLGGCSSSSKQTSNSSEQTSEKKQLAVGIVLPTKDEPRWIQDETRFQDALKNTPYSAEILFSQGDPAKEKANVETLLSKGIKVLILCPHDANAAAASAEAAKKAGVKVISYDRLILNTDAVDYYVTFDSVQVGKEQGQYLVDHATGKGNPLYLYAGALSDNNSFLFFQGAWEVLQPKIADGTFVIANSDKAVALKDKKDLTRDEMASIIGQITTNWDFNTAKNLAQANLAKATKDLKGNVFILAPNDGTARSIADTFKADPDIKSYVITGQDAEKPSIQYIIDGKQSMTVFKDVRVLVKDAINAALTYLDGKTPEATKTYNNGVKDVPSKPSPVQVVDKNNVKQVLIDSGYYQESDFTWPK
- a CDS encoding sugar ABC transporter substrate-binding protein; this encodes MESKNVIKVIVAIVLMIIFGVLVFLTVKHVVAYREVKNVNSNLDKKGHKIKIGFSLGTLKEERWIKDRDIVMAKLRELGAEVLVQNANNDDQDQLKQVRYLLDQKIDVLIIVPNDLEKASYAVSLAQKEGVKVISYDRLVTKSNVDLYISFDNVKVGKLMAEYLVKRVPRGNYLIINGATTDNNTKMIKEGYDSVLKPRIESGDIKIVKEDWAPNWMTEYAFNSTDELLQKGVKIDAVIAGDDALAGGIIEALSEHRMAGKVLVAAQDADLAACQRIVEGTQAMTVYKPIDKLAEATAKMAMKLARGEKLNVKNTIYDGKYYVPYYVLEPIAVDKTNIDDTVIKDGFHNRDEVYRNVAK